In Synechococcus sp. CB0101, a genomic segment contains:
- a CDS encoding alpha/beta fold hydrolase, producing MIDLAACLEQASEPVATRLGEVEVACLGEGPPMLSIHGGPGGCDQGLVMALPFLQAGYRVIAPSRPGYLGTALDRGVSLNEQADLLAALLEALRLPAIPVVGASAGGPPAYLLAARHPERVKSLVVIDGVSQSYHKVDQMNRLEEAIFLSRPGVWLMDWLGRHFPGPVVQSLMESESTLSPDLLKERVAEVVHNPIKLAFVQALMRTMSDRFDERQLGVCNDLKQLAAITRLELSSIKCPTLVIHGDADGDVPFADACWAHEQISGSMIHAIPGGSHLGFWIAPGAKQAQQLALSWIAI from the coding sequence ATGATCGATCTCGCGGCCTGTCTTGAGCAGGCATCCGAGCCGGTCGCCACTCGTCTTGGCGAGGTCGAGGTGGCCTGCCTGGGCGAGGGGCCGCCGATGCTTTCGATCCACGGCGGCCCGGGTGGCTGTGATCAGGGTCTGGTGATGGCGCTTCCATTCCTCCAGGCCGGCTACCGGGTGATCGCACCCTCAAGACCGGGCTATCTGGGGACGGCTCTGGACCGTGGCGTCAGCCTGAATGAACAGGCTGATCTGCTGGCGGCCCTGCTGGAGGCGCTCCGATTGCCCGCCATTCCTGTGGTCGGTGCATCGGCTGGAGGACCGCCGGCCTATCTCTTGGCCGCAAGGCATCCCGAGCGTGTGAAATCCTTGGTGGTGATTGATGGCGTGAGCCAGAGCTATCACAAAGTTGACCAGATGAATCGTCTGGAAGAAGCCATCTTCCTCAGTCGCCCTGGGGTGTGGCTGATGGACTGGCTGGGGCGACATTTCCCTGGCCCTGTGGTCCAGAGCCTGATGGAGTCGGAGAGCACACTCAGCCCTGATCTCCTGAAGGAACGTGTGGCCGAGGTGGTGCACAATCCGATCAAGCTGGCCTTTGTGCAGGCCCTGATGCGCACCATGTCCGATCGTTTCGACGAGCGTCAGCTGGGTGTATGCAATGACTTGAAGCAGCTGGCTGCCATCACCCGGCTAGAACTCAGCTCGATTAAATGTCCAACACTGGTGATTCATGGTGATGCAGATGGTGATGTTCCCTTTGCAGACGCCTGCTGGGCTCACGAGCAGATCAGCGGCTCCATGATCCATGCGATCCCGGGTGGCTCACACCTTGGCTTCTGGATCGCGCCTGGTGCAAAGCAAGCCCAGCAGCTGGCCCTGTCCTGGATCGCGATCTGA
- the acsF gene encoding magnesium-protoporphyrin IX monomethyl ester (oxidative) cyclase, translating into MTATSAAPAPHLSEDLLTPRFYTTEIAKAARTDLEAERPAFEAMLNEMEADYNRDHFDRKAPLDRLRDLAPEQKEAYESYLVRSCVSEFSGFLLFKELSRQLKLAKRPELSRLFNLMARDEARHAGFLNRALVAEGIVIDLPALSGKRPVTWFPLNWVLYSVYLSEKIGYWRYILIDRHLKANPENAFAPLFDFFEPWCQDENRHGDIFNMLIRCWPGLNSGLRGRLLSRFFLWSVFLTHSLTVCERGNFYRLLGMDPDRFDAEVMRQTNRTARRAFPVVFQLTPTYFELRDQLVDTFRRIKASQGQPVHQLGLKLHFASLLLRQFLQPMEVAA; encoded by the coding sequence ATGACTGCCACCTCTGCCGCTCCTGCACCGCACCTGAGCGAAGACCTGCTCACGCCGCGCTTCTACACCACCGAAATCGCCAAGGCCGCCCGAACGGATCTCGAGGCGGAGCGCCCCGCTTTTGAGGCGATGCTCAATGAAATGGAGGCCGACTACAACCGCGACCACTTCGATCGCAAGGCGCCCCTGGATCGCCTGCGCGACCTCGCCCCCGAGCAAAAAGAAGCCTATGAAAGCTATCTGGTGCGCTCCTGCGTGTCGGAGTTTTCGGGATTCCTGCTCTTCAAAGAACTCTCACGCCAGCTCAAGCTCGCCAAACGGCCTGAGCTCAGCCGCCTGTTCAACCTGATGGCGCGCGATGAAGCTCGCCACGCGGGCTTTCTGAATCGAGCCCTGGTGGCCGAGGGCATTGTCATCGATTTGCCAGCCCTCAGTGGCAAACGGCCGGTGACCTGGTTCCCGTTGAATTGGGTGCTCTATTCGGTGTATCTATCCGAAAAGATCGGCTACTGGCGCTACATCCTGATCGATCGCCATCTCAAGGCCAATCCGGAGAACGCCTTCGCGCCGCTGTTCGATTTCTTTGAGCCCTGGTGTCAGGACGAGAACCGCCACGGCGACATCTTCAACATGCTGATCCGCTGCTGGCCCGGCCTCAACAGCGGCCTGCGCGGCCGGTTGCTCAGCCGCTTCTTCCTCTGGAGCGTGTTTCTCACCCACAGCCTCACGGTGTGTGAGCGCGGCAACTTTTATCGCCTGCTCGGCATGGATCCCGACCGTTTTGATGCGGAGGTGATGCGCCAGACCAACCGCACGGCCCGCCGCGCCTTTCCGGTGGTATTTCAGCTCACGCCCACCTATTTCGAGCTGCGTGATCAGCTGGTGGACACCTTCCGCCGGATCAAAGCCAGCCAGGGGCAACCCGTGCACCAGCTGGGGCTGAAGCTGCACTTCGCCAGCCTGCTGCTGCGCCAGTTCCTCCAGCCGATGGAGGTGGCGGCATGA
- a CDS encoding long-chain fatty aldehyde decarbonylase: protein MVLDTSSLRTPQFKSSIYIDAYSRINGMVVVGEGLADRHFRLLARAIPEDQQELERLAAMEGRHASNFVGCGRNLGVKPDVGLARQLFAPLHALFLERDRAGDLAGCLVIQGLVVECFAVAAYRHYLPVADAYAAPITAAVIADEGEHLGYAEHWLRERFAAVETSAAAIAKRALPITLSILQSLTADLQAIGMDPIELVASFSELFQQTLETIGFEPPAARRILAGAAAAMV, encoded by the coding sequence ATGGTCCTCGACACATCATCACTTCGGACACCACAATTCAAAAGCTCTATCTACATCGACGCCTATAGCCGCATCAACGGCATGGTGGTTGTGGGAGAAGGTCTGGCTGACCGGCACTTCCGCCTCCTCGCCAGGGCCATTCCGGAAGACCAGCAGGAGCTTGAGAGGCTGGCGGCCATGGAGGGCCGCCACGCCAGCAATTTCGTGGGCTGCGGCCGCAATCTTGGGGTGAAGCCCGATGTGGGGCTAGCCCGGCAGCTCTTCGCGCCCCTGCACGCCCTGTTTCTGGAACGCGACCGCGCGGGCGATCTGGCCGGCTGCCTGGTGATCCAGGGACTGGTGGTGGAGTGCTTCGCGGTGGCGGCCTACCGCCACTATCTCCCCGTAGCCGATGCCTATGCCGCACCGATCACGGCGGCCGTGATCGCGGACGAGGGGGAGCACCTCGGCTATGCCGAGCACTGGCTGCGGGAGCGTTTTGCTGCCGTGGAGACGTCTGCTGCCGCGATCGCGAAACGGGCTCTGCCGATTACCCTCAGCATCCTGCAGAGCCTCACCGCCGACCTCCAGGCGATCGGGATGGATCCGATCGAGCTGGTAGCCAGCTTCAGTGAGCTTTTCCAGCAGACACTGGAAACGATTGGTTTCGAGCCGCCTGCGGCCCGGCGGATTCTGGCCGGGGCCGCAGCGGCCATGGTCTGA
- a CDS encoding DUF3365 domain-containing protein produces the protein MSQAMRFVVPLLSTLIAGLLLTIQPAIALASQGAAPVDPAVLAKAVDQMEELDRMRISLASSLEGNTEEPTMDTMRDVCMPVGKRAMAIGQENGWTVRQVASKYRNPDHAPIGAQESEVIDLFAKHPEINGLWEPASAEQGAGVNYYRRIDVQPSCLACHGNRDSRPAFVKDKYPQDKAFNFKPGDLRGMYAVYIPEVQAALAAQRPMG, from the coding sequence ATGTCACAAGCCATGCGTTTTGTGGTGCCACTGCTCAGCACGCTGATTGCAGGCCTCCTGCTCACTATTCAGCCCGCCATCGCCCTGGCCAGCCAGGGAGCCGCTCCCGTGGACCCGGCTGTCTTGGCGAAGGCCGTGGATCAGATGGAAGAGCTGGATCGCATGCGCATCTCCCTCGCCTCATCCCTGGAGGGCAATACGGAAGAGCCCACGATGGACACGATGCGCGACGTGTGCATGCCCGTCGGCAAGAGAGCCATGGCGATTGGCCAGGAAAACGGCTGGACCGTGCGCCAGGTGGCCAGCAAATACCGCAACCCCGACCACGCCCCCATCGGCGCCCAGGAGAGTGAGGTGATTGATCTCTTCGCCAAGCACCCCGAAATCAATGGGCTCTGGGAGCCAGCCAGCGCTGAGCAGGGAGCAGGCGTGAACTACTACCGGCGGATCGATGTGCAGCCCAGCTGCCTGGCCTGCCATGGCAACCGAGACAGCCGGCCAGCCTTCGTGAAAGATAAGTATCCCCAGGACAAAGCCTTCAACTTCAAGCCCGGAGACCTACGCGGCATGTACGCCGTTTACATCCCTGAAGTTCAGGCAGCGCTGGCGGCGCAGAGGCCGATGGGCTGA
- the hemN gene encoding oxygen-independent coproporphyrinogen III oxidase, translating to MPAAATTSLSPIELLLKYDKPVPRYTSYPTAAAFTPAVGEAELRAQLAQPTTAPLSLYVHVPFCRHACWYCGCNRITTQLGSKVVEPYLAALAKELELISAAMPQRRRLAQLHWGGGTPNYLNADETRQLWQLIERHFDLEPDLEASIEVNPEFLSRDAALQLRALGFNRISFGIQDADPEVQKAVNRVVPVEQLRRVMGWLREASFASVNVDLICGLPLQTPDRFRTTLELVQELRPDRISLFSFAYLPEQLPLQRKIAADDLPSQRERIVMLEDAQRLLCSAGYEAIGMDHYALAGDSLAAAARSGRLHRNFQGYTTGGELELLGVGPTAISQFPHLFAQNERDLKAYTAALAEGHLPVERGLVVRDPEVLERRELIRQVMCTFSLELELERYALEWQQLQELARDGLVKLSEHSGRGQATVTTEGRWLIRTIAAVLDPAQRQRASGSRLV from the coding sequence ATGCCTGCTGCCGCCACCACCAGCCTCAGCCCGATCGAGCTGCTGCTCAAATACGACAAGCCGGTTCCCCGTTACACCAGCTACCCCACGGCGGCAGCCTTCACCCCGGCGGTGGGGGAGGCGGAGCTGCGGGCGCAGTTGGCTCAGCCCACTACGGCGCCGTTGTCGCTGTATGTGCATGTGCCCTTCTGCCGCCATGCCTGCTGGTACTGCGGCTGCAACCGCATCACCACGCAGCTGGGCTCGAAGGTGGTGGAGCCGTATCTGGCGGCCTTGGCCAAGGAATTGGAGCTGATCAGCGCGGCGATGCCACAGCGGCGGCGCCTGGCCCAGCTGCATTGGGGCGGTGGCACGCCCAACTATCTCAATGCCGACGAAACGCGGCAGCTCTGGCAACTGATCGAGCGCCATTTCGATCTGGAGCCGGATCTGGAGGCCTCGATTGAGGTGAATCCCGAATTTCTCAGCCGTGATGCGGCCCTGCAGCTGCGCGCCCTGGGCTTCAACCGCATCAGCTTCGGCATTCAAGATGCCGACCCTGAGGTGCAGAAGGCGGTGAATAGGGTGGTGCCCGTCGAGCAGCTGCGGCGGGTGATGGGTTGGCTGCGGGAGGCAAGCTTCGCGAGCGTGAACGTGGATCTGATCTGCGGCCTCCCCCTGCAGACCCCCGATCGCTTCCGCACAACCCTTGAGCTGGTGCAGGAGCTACGCCCCGATCGCATCTCGCTCTTCTCGTTTGCCTATTTGCCGGAGCAACTGCCACTGCAACGCAAGATCGCGGCTGATGATCTGCCGAGCCAGCGAGAACGGATCGTGATGCTCGAAGACGCTCAACGCCTGCTTTGCTCCGCCGGCTACGAAGCTATCGGCATGGATCACTACGCCCTGGCTGGCGACAGCCTGGCCGCCGCGGCCCGAAGCGGCCGCTTGCATCGGAATTTCCAGGGCTACACCACCGGCGGCGAGCTGGAGCTGCTGGGGGTGGGACCCACTGCGATCAGCCAATTTCCCCACCTGTTCGCCCAGAACGAGCGCGATCTCAAGGCCTACACCGCGGCCCTGGCCGAAGGGCATCTACCCGTGGAACGGGGCTTGGTGGTGCGCGATCCGGAGGTACTGGAACGCCGTGAGCTGATTCGCCAGGTGATGTGCACATTCAGCCTCGAGCTTGAGCTCGAGCGCTATGCCCTCGAGTGGCAACAGCTTCAGGAGTTAGCCCGCGATGGGCTGGTGAAATTAAGTGAACACAGCGGCCGCGGGCAGGCCACGGTGACCACCGAGGGCCGCTGGCTGATCCGCACGATTGCCGCGGTGCTGGATCCAGCGCAGCGGCAACGCGCCTCGGGCTCAAGACTGGTTTGA
- a CDS encoding fatty acid desaturase encodes MTTARSMPPLRSGISVSPRRQRRRWGTTVFMVVIHALALVALLPRFWSWEAIGTLLVLYWLTACVGVTLGYHRLLAHGAFTVPRWLEALITTCGTLSCQHGPIDWVGLHRHHHLHSDDPADHHNSHLGFWWSHFGWMLRDVPAQRYVHQLTPDMQRVPYYRWLNRNFLLLQLPLAALLYALGGWPLVLWGIPLRLVLVYHVTWLVNSATHRWGYVSHASGDGSRNNWWVALLTFGEGWHNNHHAYPSSARMGFRWWEVDLTWQHIRLLHRLGLARRIRLAPHLQTN; translated from the coding sequence ATGACGACCGCCCGGAGCATGCCGCCGCTGAGGAGCGGCATCAGCGTGAGCCCCCGCCGCCAGCGGCGCCGATGGGGCACCACCGTGTTCATGGTCGTGATTCACGCCCTCGCCCTGGTGGCGTTGTTGCCCCGCTTCTGGAGCTGGGAGGCGATCGGCACGCTGTTGGTGCTCTATTGGCTCACCGCCTGTGTAGGGGTCACGCTCGGTTACCACCGCCTCCTGGCCCATGGAGCCTTCACGGTGCCCCGCTGGCTTGAGGCGCTGATCACCACCTGCGGCACCCTCAGCTGCCAACACGGCCCGATCGATTGGGTGGGGCTGCACCGCCACCACCATCTCCATTCCGACGATCCGGCCGACCACCACAACAGCCATCTCGGTTTCTGGTGGAGCCACTTCGGCTGGATGCTGCGGGATGTGCCGGCCCAGCGCTACGTGCACCAGCTCACGCCCGACATGCAACGGGTGCCCTACTACCGCTGGCTGAACCGCAACTTTCTGCTACTCCAGCTGCCGCTGGCGGCACTGCTCTACGCCCTAGGCGGCTGGCCCCTGGTGCTGTGGGGCATTCCGCTGCGGCTCGTGCTCGTGTACCACGTCACCTGGCTGGTGAATTCCGCCACCCATCGCTGGGGCTATGTCAGCCATGCCAGCGGCGATGGCTCCCGCAACAACTGGTGGGTGGCGCTGCTCACCTTCGGCGAGGGTTGGCATAACAACCATCACGCCTATCCCAGCAGCGCCCGCATGGGGTTCCGCTGGTGGGAGGTCGACCTCACCTGGCAGCACATCCGCCTGCTGCATCGCCTCGGCCTGGCGCGCCGTATCCGCCTGGCCCCACATTTACAGACAAACTGA
- a CDS encoding pentapeptide repeat-containing protein, with protein MEPQPSDLAQLRAALAAGQKDLRSLRLGEIDGLDLDLSGCNLDGSCFKEARFGHATLRGAQAHRCCFQQALIWGADLSELDAPSSCWHEADLSGSRLQGANFSHALMHRCCLRGVVAARSVWRSARLVEADFRSGQDQLTDLGYADFSGADLSFALLQGANLHAAILKGSCLYGANLRGCDLRGADLRDCDLRDTQLQDAQMDGALID; from the coding sequence ATGGAGCCCCAACCCAGTGACCTTGCCCAGTTGCGAGCGGCGTTGGCGGCTGGGCAGAAGGATCTCCGCTCGCTGAGGCTTGGCGAGATCGATGGTCTCGACCTCGACTTATCTGGATGCAACCTGGATGGCAGCTGCTTCAAAGAAGCCCGCTTCGGCCACGCCACGTTGCGAGGAGCGCAGGCCCATCGCTGTTGCTTTCAGCAGGCCTTGATCTGGGGTGCCGATCTCTCGGAGCTGGATGCCCCATCGTCGTGTTGGCATGAAGCCGATCTATCGGGATCGCGGCTTCAGGGAGCCAATTTCAGCCATGCGCTGATGCATCGCTGCTGTCTGCGTGGCGTTGTGGCGGCGAGGAGTGTCTGGCGCAGTGCCCGGCTCGTGGAAGCTGATTTCCGTTCAGGCCAGGATCAACTCACCGATCTCGGGTATGCGGATTTTTCGGGAGCCGATCTCAGTTTTGCGTTGCTTCAGGGGGCCAACCTGCACGCAGCCATCTTGAAAGGCAGCTGCCTCTACGGGGCGAATCTGCGCGGTTGTGATCTTCGGGGAGCCGACCTGCGCGATTGCGATCTACGCGATACCCAATTGCAGGATGCCCAGATGGACGGTGCGCTGATCGACTGA
- the psbA gene encoding photosystem II q(b) protein: MTTTSLAPARGSRWLAFRDWVTSTDNRLYIGWFGTLMIPTLLTATICFVLAFIAAPPVDIDGVREPVSGGLLYGNNIITAAVVPSSNAIGLHFYPIWEASSLDEWLYNGGPYQLIIFHFLIGIFCWMGREWELSYRLGMRPWIAVAYSAPVAAATAVLLVYAIGQGSFSDALPLGISGTFNFMLVLQAEHNVLMHPFHMLGVAGVFGGSLFSAMHGSLVTSSLVRETTEQESQNRGYKFGQEEETYNIVAAHGYFGRLIFQYASFNNSRSLHFFLAAWPVVGIWFAALAVVSFSFNLNGLNFNHSVLDNQGRVIETWADILNKGGLGIEAMHERNVHNFPLDLAATNVQPVALTAPAIG, translated from the coding sequence ATGACCACAACCTCCTTGGCCCCTGCGCGTGGATCGCGCTGGCTGGCCTTCAGGGACTGGGTCACCAGCACCGACAACCGCCTTTACATCGGCTGGTTCGGCACCCTGATGATCCCCACCCTGCTCACGGCGACGATCTGCTTTGTGCTCGCCTTCATCGCTGCACCGCCTGTCGACATCGACGGTGTGCGTGAACCCGTCTCCGGCGGACTGCTCTACGGCAACAACATCATCACGGCCGCGGTGGTGCCCAGCTCAAATGCCATCGGCCTGCACTTTTATCCCATCTGGGAGGCCAGCAGCCTGGATGAATGGCTCTATAATGGAGGGCCTTACCAACTGATCATTTTTCACTTCCTGATCGGCATCTTTTGCTGGATGGGTCGGGAGTGGGAACTGAGCTATCGCCTTGGGATGCGCCCCTGGATTGCCGTGGCCTACAGCGCCCCGGTGGCTGCCGCCACCGCCGTTTTACTGGTGTACGCCATCGGCCAGGGTTCGTTCTCGGATGCCTTACCCCTCGGGATCTCAGGCACCTTCAACTTCATGTTGGTGCTGCAGGCCGAGCACAACGTCTTAATGCACCCCTTCCACATGCTCGGTGTGGCTGGCGTGTTTGGCGGTTCGCTGTTCTCAGCGATGCATGGCTCCTTGGTGACCAGCTCACTGGTGCGTGAAACCACCGAACAGGAGTCTCAGAACCGTGGCTACAAGTTCGGGCAGGAGGAGGAGACTTACAACATCGTGGCCGCCCACGGCTACTTCGGTCGCCTGATCTTCCAATACGCGAGCTTCAACAACAGCCGCAGCCTTCACTTCTTTCTGGCCGCCTGGCCTGTCGTGGGGATTTGGTTTGCAGCGTTGGCCGTGGTGAGCTTCTCCTTCAACCTCAACGGCCTCAACTTCAACCACTCGGTGCTCGACAACCAGGGCCGTGTCATTGAGACCTGGGCCGACATCCTCAACAAGGGTGGACTGGGAATTGAAGCGATGCATGAACGCAATGTGCACAACTTCCCGCTCGATCTGGCCGCCACCAACGTTCAGCCTGTGGCTCTCACAGCACCTGCAATCGGTTAG
- a CDS encoding helix-turn-helix transcriptional regulator, translating to MEHLAEYFKVFSEPNRLAVLEALRGGPLNVTAVVEKTALSQALVSKHLKLLTIAGVVQRRPEGSLVFYEVNDKAVFKLIAQAEKLLLASRRQQLDALAAIL from the coding sequence ATGGAGCACCTGGCTGAATACTTCAAGGTGTTTTCGGAGCCCAATCGACTGGCGGTGCTGGAGGCTCTCCGAGGTGGCCCACTCAACGTCACCGCTGTGGTGGAGAAAACCGCGCTCAGTCAGGCCCTGGTGTCGAAGCACCTCAAGCTGCTCACCATCGCTGGTGTGGTGCAGCGCCGGCCGGAGGGGTCGCTGGTGTTTTACGAGGTGAACGACAAGGCCGTGTTCAAGCTGATCGCCCAGGCAGAGAAGCTCCTGCTCGCCTCCCGCCGTCAGCAATTGGATGCCCTGGCCGCGATCCTCTGA
- a CDS encoding DUF3122 domain-containing protein — protein MFWGLLLALVLVLLPAGAGAAEIQRWDLRDGDGEPWGLVVFPQPDPAYAPGWRLRLTARTPAAALDHHEPLQLDDGFGRLWQLDNRSAELVAPGESPLPLHSAQFDLEGLQPRPSAVLPLHLKLVLADGEAELLLGPDQVAALSSLPAAPSNQS, from the coding sequence ATGTTTTGGGGCCTCCTGCTGGCCTTGGTTCTCGTGCTCCTTCCAGCCGGCGCCGGGGCGGCGGAGATCCAGCGCTGGGATCTCCGCGATGGCGATGGTGAGCCTTGGGGGCTGGTGGTGTTCCCGCAGCCTGATCCCGCTTACGCCCCGGGCTGGAGGCTGCGGCTCACGGCCCGCACACCTGCAGCGGCCCTGGATCACCATGAGCCCTTGCAGCTCGATGACGGCTTTGGCCGCCTCTGGCAGCTCGACAACCGCAGTGCCGAGCTCGTGGCGCCAGGCGAGTCGCCATTGCCGCTCCATTCGGCTCAGTTCGATCTAGAGGGCCTGCAGCCTCGCCCGAGTGCGGTGTTGCCCCTGCATCTCAAGCTGGTTTTGGCGGATGGGGAGGCAGAGCTTCTGCTCGGCCCCGACCAGGTGGCTGCCCTCAGCAGCCTTCCCGCAGCGCCATCAAACCAGTCTTGA
- a CDS encoding glycosyltransferase: MQPSDPIKVFIGFDSREDVAGNVLTDSIQAHASKPVQIGQVRLTQIEGVYHRSKHPLQSTEFSFSRFLVPWICGYQDWAIFMDADMLCQGDITELWDLRDERYAVQVVQHNHHCSSGRKFQGMPQSPYRRKNWSSVMLFNCARCKALSPHYVNTASGLELHQFEWTTTEEIGPLPPQWNVLVGVQEVPADARLLHYTLGGPWFDDCRSMPRSELWETARQALNHPLPL, from the coding sequence ATGCAACCATCTGATCCCATCAAAGTCTTCATCGGCTTCGACTCGAGAGAGGACGTCGCAGGCAATGTTCTGACAGATTCAATCCAGGCTCATGCAAGTAAGCCCGTACAAATTGGGCAGGTCAGACTGACACAGATTGAAGGCGTCTACCACCGATCCAAGCATCCACTTCAAAGCACAGAATTCTCCTTCAGCAGATTCCTCGTGCCATGGATCTGTGGCTATCAAGATTGGGCGATTTTCATGGATGCAGACATGCTCTGCCAAGGGGATATCACTGAGCTCTGGGATCTACGCGACGAGCGCTACGCAGTACAGGTTGTTCAGCACAATCACCACTGCTCATCTGGCCGGAAGTTCCAAGGCATGCCCCAGAGCCCTTACCGCCGTAAGAACTGGTCATCAGTCATGCTCTTCAACTGCGCACGATGCAAAGCTCTTTCACCGCACTATGTGAACACAGCTAGCGGACTCGAACTTCATCAGTTCGAGTGGACCACAACTGAAGAGATCGGTCCGTTACCACCACAATGGAATGTCCTAGTTGGCGTTCAGGAGGTTCCTGCTGATGCTCGCCTCTTGCACTACACGCTCGGCGGCCCCTGGTTCGATGACTGTCGCTCGATGCCGAGATCAGAGCTTTGGGAAACAGCCCGACAAGCACTCAATCACCCCCTACCGCTCTAA
- a CDS encoding biliverdin-producing heme oxygenase, which yields MLDSTAQLPSISDHAGPADAQLRKGFGPRVRKLHARIGKAHHQAEGMVFSRALLNGEASPRQLAALMRALAPAYALLEQAGPELASALGGRSIPWAALERSAALQHDLATLSTVEATPPSAAAAIWLEQLRLLARQAPHRFMAHVYVRYGGDLSGGQQLGEQANAILRNHERPALNFWAFDQDRSTLKHQLHDGFEAMDLSAEEEEELLEEAVLAFHTTQRLLAELAQLV from the coding sequence ATGCTCGATTCCACGGCTCAGCTGCCTTCGATCTCCGACCACGCCGGCCCTGCCGACGCCCAGCTGCGCAAGGGCTTCGGCCCGCGGGTGCGCAAGCTGCATGCCCGCATCGGTAAGGCCCATCACCAGGCGGAGGGCATGGTGTTCTCACGGGCCCTGCTCAACGGCGAGGCCTCGCCCCGCCAGTTGGCCGCCTTGATGCGCGCCCTGGCACCGGCCTATGCCCTGCTGGAGCAGGCGGGACCAGAACTGGCCTCCGCCCTTGGTGGCCGCTCGATTCCCTGGGCAGCGCTGGAGCGCAGCGCTGCTCTGCAACACGATCTAGCCACGCTCTCCACGGTGGAGGCCACACCCCCATCGGCGGCCGCTGCGATCTGGCTGGAGCAGCTCCGGCTACTGGCCCGCCAGGCTCCCCACCGCTTCATGGCCCATGTGTATGTGCGCTACGGCGGCGACCTCTCCGGCGGCCAGCAGCTGGGGGAGCAGGCCAACGCCATCCTGCGCAACCACGAGCGACCGGCCCTGAACTTCTGGGCCTTTGACCAGGATCGCTCCACCCTCAAGCATCAACTTCACGACGGCTTCGAGGCGATGGACCTCTCCGCAGAAGAAGAGGAGGAGCTGCTGGAGGAAGCCGTTCTGGCCTTCCACACCACCCAGCGCTTGCTGGCTGAGCTGGCCCAGCTGGTCTGA